A part of Salmo salar chromosome ssa18, Ssal_v3.1, whole genome shotgun sequence genomic DNA contains:
- the zgc:112271 gene encoding uncharacterized protein LOC100196495 (The RefSeq protein has 1 substitution compared to this genomic sequence), producing MWIVDTCLAEELKEIHAFEQKTLTPEQWEKQKAQ from the exons ATGTG GATTGTGAACACCTGCTTGGCTGAAGAGCTGAAAGAGATCCACGCCTTTGAACAGAAGACGCTGACACCAGAACAGTGGGAGAAACAGAAAGCACAGTGA
- the slx1b gene encoding structure-specific endonuclease subunit SLX1 isoform X1: MVLEVESLFGVYMLYCTNPKFKGRIYIGFTVNPERRIGQHNAGRHRGGAKRTSGRGPWEMVLIIHGFPSDIAALRFEWAWQNPHSSRRLSHVTRRSKKESSLKFHWRVVSNMLRVMPWSRLPLTTRWLKQEYRMDFEPGLQPPLHVPLAFGSIRARKQKPKDVEEEQENGAAICLLCQGTVKSADKMTCLHPLCHMTSHLICLAKHFLTGEAAHLLPVEGECPGCRRSVLWGSLIRHKKGCYGDLEENTSSSQNHWTDELQI; this comes from the exons ATGGTCTTGGAGGTAGAGAGTTTATTCGGGGTGTACATGCTGTATTGCACCAATCCCAAATTCAAGGGTCGCATCTACATTGGTTTCACTGTGAATCCAGAGCGTCGTATAGGACAGCACAACGCAGGGCGACACCGTGGTGGAGCCAAGAGGACCAGTGGAAGGGGACCTTG GGAGATGGTTCTCATCATTCATGGCTTCCCCTCTGACATAGCTGCTTTGAGG TTTGAGTGGGCATGGCAGAACCCCCACTCCTCCCGACGCCTGTCCCACGTCACCCGGCGCTCAAAGAAGGAATCCAGCCTGAAGTTCCACTGGCGTGTGGTGTCCAATATGTTGCGGGTGATGCCGTGGAGCCGCCTGCCCCTCACCACCCGCTGGCTCAAGCAGGAGTACAGGATGGACTTTGAGCCTGGCCTTCAGCCGCCGCTGCACGTCCCTTTGGCCTTCGGCAGCATCAGGGCCAGGAAACAGAAACCGAAGGATGTGGAAGAGGAACAAGAGAATGGTGCAGCTATATGCCTCCTTTGTCAGGGGACTGTTAAG TCTGCAGATAAGATGACCTGCCTCCATCCCTTATGTCACATGACCAGCCACCTGATTTGCTTAGCCAAACACTTTCTGACGGGTGAGGCCGCACATCTCCTTCCTGTGGAGGGGGAGTGTCCCGGTTGCCGTCGCTCAGTACTGTGGGGGAGTCTGATTCGCCACAAGAAAGGCTGTTACGGAGACCTGGAGGAGAACACATCCTCATCCCAA AACCATTGGACAGATGAACTGCAGATCTAA
- the LOC106577451 gene encoding uncharacterized protein produces MEVVAETGVIADSPANSQPAGDVNEERGSLFDVTFLDRDFPGAETETPTRKTYQEFQPKALGVSQITLGVFVLNSVYVSVANRLDQRNEEVTRAIGSLSAIVAGSVAIAAQSLHVPTLKACLGTQLATCLMAMFNVVVVGGKLSDTHLVPDCWLFTDYNNTHHHITCDKLMNSVYPFYVEWFLVHATLLGISVTLTIYSCKLLRFCSPAAPSRPVVTAYTSPAQ; encoded by the exons ATGGAAG TTGTTGCTGAAACTGGGGTTATTGCGGACTCACCCGCCAATTCACAACCTGCCGGCGACGTGAATGAAGAGAGAGGTTCCCTCTTCGATGTTACATTTCTGGACCGCGACTTTCCAGGTGCTGAGACCGAGACCCCGACCCGCAAGACCTACCAGGAGTTCCAGCCCAAAGCACTGGGG GTCTCTCAGATCACTTTGGGTGTGTTTGTGCTCAACTCAGTTTATGTCAGTGTAGCCAACCGATTGGAtcagagaaatgaagaagtaacCAGGGCGATAGGCTCCCTGTCT GCGATAGTGGCGGGAAGTGTGGCCAtagcagcccagagtcttcatgTTCCCACA CTGAAGGCGTGTCTGGGGACACAGCTAGCTACCTGCCTTATGGCCATGTTCAACGTGGTCGTCGTAGGAGGAAAGCTGTCTGACACCCACTTAGTGCCAGACTGCTGGCTTTTCACTGattacaacaacacacatcatcacatcacctgCGACAAGCTGATG AATTCGGTGTATCCATTCTATGTCGAGTGGTTCCTCGTGCACGCAACTCTCCTCGGCATCTCTGTCACCCTGACTATCTACAGCTGCAAGCTGCTCCGCTTCTGCTCCCCTGCAGCACCCAGCAGG CCTGTGGTCACTGCATATACTAGCCCTGCTCAGTGA
- the zgc:112271 gene encoding uncharacterized protein isoform X1, whose protein sequence is MSVTTDHIRDKLIKEIGAVHVEVEDTSPNRCAASFKVLIVSPQFEGKPLLARHRIVNTCLAEELKEIHAFEQKTLTPEQWEKQKAQ, encoded by the exons ATGTCTGTTACAACAGATCACATCCGTGACAAACTAATCAAGGAGATCGGAGCGGTGCATGTG GAAGTTGAAGACACATCCCCTAACAGATGTGCTGCCAGCTTCAAAGTTCTAATAGTGTCTCCCCAGTTTGAGGGGAAACCACTGCTGGCGAGACACAG GATTGTGAACACCTGCTTGGCTGAAGAGCTGAAAGAGATCCACGCCTTTGAACAGAAGACGCTGACACCAGAACAGTGGGAGAAACAGAAAGCACAGTGA
- the slx1b gene encoding structure-specific endonuclease subunit SLX1 isoform X2, which produces MYIYYGLGGREFIRGVHAVLHQSQIQGSHLHWFHCESRASYRTAQRRATPWWSQEDQWKGTLFEWAWQNPHSSRRLSHVTRRSKKESSLKFHWRVVSNMLRVMPWSRLPLTTRWLKQEYRMDFEPGLQPPLHVPLAFGSIRARKQKPKDVEEEQENGAAICLLCQGTVKSADKMTCLHPLCHMTSHLICLAKHFLTGEAAHLLPVEGECPGCRRSVLWGSLIRHKKGCYGDLEENTSSSQNHWTDELQI; this is translated from the exons ATGTACATCTACTATGGTCTTGGAGGTAGAGAGTTTATTCGGGGTGTACATGCTGTATTGCACCAATCCCAAATTCAAGGGTCGCATCTACATTGGTTTCACTGTGAATCCAGAGCGTCGTATAGGACAGCACAACGCAGGGCGACACCGTGGTGGAGCCAAGAGGACCAGTGGAAGGGGACCTTG TTTGAGTGGGCATGGCAGAACCCCCACTCCTCCCGACGCCTGTCCCACGTCACCCGGCGCTCAAAGAAGGAATCCAGCCTGAAGTTCCACTGGCGTGTGGTGTCCAATATGTTGCGGGTGATGCCGTGGAGCCGCCTGCCCCTCACCACCCGCTGGCTCAAGCAGGAGTACAGGATGGACTTTGAGCCTGGCCTTCAGCCGCCGCTGCACGTCCCTTTGGCCTTCGGCAGCATCAGGGCCAGGAAACAGAAACCGAAGGATGTGGAAGAGGAACAAGAGAATGGTGCAGCTATATGCCTCCTTTGTCAGGGGACTGTTAAG TCTGCAGATAAGATGACCTGCCTCCATCCCTTATGTCACATGACCAGCCACCTGATTTGCTTAGCCAAACACTTTCTGACGGGTGAGGCCGCACATCTCCTTCCTGTGGAGGGGGAGTGTCCCGGTTGCCGTCGCTCAGTACTGTGGGGGAGTCTGATTCGCCACAAGAAAGGCTGTTACGGAGACCTGGAGGAGAACACATCCTCATCCCAA AACCATTGGACAGATGAACTGCAGATCTAA